From one Vannielia litorea genomic stretch:
- the pgsA gene encoding CDP-diacylglycerol--glycerol-3-phosphate 3-phosphatidyltransferase, whose amino-acid sequence MVWTIPNILTVLRLLAAPGVAVMFLYFHRPWADWFALVLFMAAAVTDFFDGWLARKWKQETKIGAMLDPIADKAMVVIALLVITGFSGMNPWILLPATLIMFREVFVSGLREYLGDTAGTLKVTQLAKWKTTTQMVAIAILFLGTGLDWLTHRGDGPGGLARFRDGPAGWATVTGIWVLWLAGALTLVTGWDYFRKALPFLKGPK is encoded by the coding sequence ATGGTCTGGACGATACCCAATATCCTGACGGTCTTGCGCCTGCTTGCCGCCCCCGGCGTTGCGGTGATGTTCTTGTACTTCCATCGCCCATGGGCAGATTGGTTTGCTCTCGTGCTCTTCATGGCCGCCGCAGTGACGGACTTCTTCGACGGATGGCTTGCTCGCAAATGGAAGCAGGAAACCAAGATCGGCGCTATGCTCGACCCAATTGCCGACAAGGCGATGGTGGTGATCGCGCTGCTGGTCATCACGGGCTTCTCGGGCATGAACCCCTGGATCCTTCTGCCGGCAACACTGATCATGTTTCGCGAGGTCTTTGTGTCGGGTTTGCGCGAGTACCTTGGCGACACGGCAGGTACCTTGAAGGTGACGCAGCTCGCAAAGTGGAAGACCACGACGCAGATGGTGGCGATCGCTATTCTATTTCTGGGCACGGGTCTGGACTGGTTGACCCATCGCGGTGACGGGCCGGGAGGCTTGGCGCGCTTCCGGGACGGCCCGGCCGGATGGGCAACGGTCACGGGAATATGGGTCCTCTGGCTCGCTGGCGCGCTTACGTTGGTGACAGGATGGGACTATTTCCGTAAGGCGCTGCCCTTCCTGAAGGGGCCGAAATGA
- the moaD gene encoding molybdopterin converting factor subunit 1 — protein MTVDVLYFAWVRERIGLPREIVETGAETVAELVDELRVREPRYAAAFEDVSALRVALDQELADFDASLEGVREVAFFPPMTGG, from the coding sequence ATGACGGTGGATGTGCTCTACTTTGCATGGGTCCGTGAGCGGATCGGGTTGCCGCGCGAGATCGTCGAAACCGGGGCCGAGACAGTAGCAGAGTTGGTTGACGAGCTCCGCGTCCGCGAGCCACGCTATGCCGCAGCGTTCGAGGATGTCTCAGCCCTGCGCGTGGCACTGGATCAGGAATTAGCTGACTTTGATGCTTCTCTTGAGGGCGTACGCGAGGTGGCCTTCTTCCCGCCGATGACGGGCGGGTGA
- a CDS encoding molybdenum cofactor biosynthesis protein MoaE gives MAEVRVQTESFDAGAELNSFSEAQDGAGAVVSFTGVVRDVAGGLNAMEIEHYPGMTEKAISGIVEHAKSRWPLTGALVIHRYGRLEPGAQIMMVATASAHRLAAFEAAEFLMDYLKSRAPFWKKEVARDGAGWVAAVEADEDALKRW, from the coding sequence ATGGCCGAGGTTCGGGTCCAGACGGAGAGCTTTGACGCCGGAGCAGAGCTGAACAGTTTCTCTGAAGCACAAGACGGTGCCGGAGCTGTCGTGAGCTTTACGGGTGTGGTCCGTGATGTCGCCGGCGGTCTGAATGCGATGGAGATCGAGCATTATCCGGGCATGACCGAAAAGGCGATTTCAGGGATTGTGGAACACGCGAAGAGCCGGTGGCCGCTCACCGGCGCACTTGTGATACATCGCTACGGGCGGTTAGAGCCGGGCGCGCAGATCATGATGGTTGCCACCGCCTCCGCGCACCGTCTCGCCGCTTTTGAAGCTGCGGAGTTCCTGATGGACTACCTGAAGAGCCGAGCGCCTTTTTGGAAGAAAGAAGTGGCACGCGATGGCGCTGGCTGGGTAGCAGCTGTGGAAGCAGACGAGGATGCGCTGAAGCGCTGGTGA
- a CDS encoding prefoldin subunit 3, whose protein sequence is MSRSEFIIVTAIILFVAFILGWFANWLIHRLSRVTQSEMGELDKMAQSLHEAEETRDQAIAYLQQREAELTNQLSQTEAELTAAMDGLRDARREAEELRSYIERHQQAG, encoded by the coding sequence GTGAGTAGATCAGAATTCATCATCGTCACGGCGATCATCCTCTTTGTCGCTTTCATTTTGGGGTGGTTCGCTAACTGGCTCATCCACCGCCTCAGCCGGGTGACGCAATCGGAAATGGGCGAACTCGACAAGATGGCCCAATCGCTTCACGAAGCTGAAGAGACCCGTGATCAAGCAATTGCCTACTTGCAACAGCGCGAGGCTGAGTTGACCAACCAGCTTTCGCAAACCGAGGCCGAGCTAACTGCTGCGATGGACGGGCTTCGCGATGCACGGCGGGAAGCAGAAGAACTCCGGAGCTACATTGAGCGTCATCAGCAAGCCGGATGA